From one Brevibacterium sp. 'Marine' genomic stretch:
- a CDS encoding DMT family transporter produces MNRSALSMRVASPNPRLTTAPRLLPWIAALLTMTFWASSFVVIRDAGEIFSPGPMALLRGASAAVVLSAWMLFRRPRFPSGKVVWLILILWGIAWFSAYVVVLNAAERSIDAGTASMIVNIAPLIIAVFAGLVFGEGLPKRLLIGIIVSLLGIGLITAASFTGFFTVGGLVLSLVAAVLYASCVLLQKHFLSGEDSVTVTWMGILIGALVSLVFAPGLIDEVAAAPVEMTLQIVYLGVVPTAIAFNLWGYALKHLPAGLLSSSSLLVPAIVVVMAWIVLGEVPPPLAAVGGVLCLAGAAAAIGPQIIGALRRSPGQPSRV; encoded by the coding sequence ATGAACAGATCAGCCCTCAGCATGCGAGTCGCGAGTCCGAATCCCCGCCTGACGACAGCTCCTCGTCTTCTCCCGTGGATTGCCGCCCTGCTCACCATGACCTTCTGGGCGTCGTCCTTCGTCGTCATCCGCGACGCCGGCGAAATCTTCTCTCCTGGTCCGATGGCGCTGCTGCGGGGCGCGTCCGCAGCCGTGGTGCTCTCCGCCTGGATGCTCTTCCGTCGTCCGCGGTTCCCTTCCGGCAAGGTCGTATGGCTGATTCTCATCCTCTGGGGCATCGCCTGGTTCTCTGCCTATGTCGTCGTCCTCAACGCGGCGGAACGGTCGATCGATGCCGGAACCGCCTCGATGATCGTCAATATCGCACCGCTGATCATCGCCGTCTTCGCCGGTCTCGTCTTCGGAGAAGGGCTGCCGAAGCGCCTGCTCATCGGCATCATCGTCTCTCTGCTCGGAATCGGGCTGATCACGGCCGCCAGCTTCACCGGCTTCTTCACTGTCGGCGGCCTTGTCCTCAGCCTCGTCGCCGCAGTGCTCTACGCCTCCTGCGTGCTGCTGCAGAAGCACTTCCTGTCCGGAGAGGACTCGGTGACCGTGACCTGGATGGGAATCCTCATCGGCGCGCTCGTCAGTCTCGTCTTCGCTCCCGGCCTCATCGACGAGGTGGCCGCAGCACCCGTCGAGATGACGCTGCAGATCGTCTACCTGGGGGTCGTGCCGACCGCCATTGCCTTCAACCTCTGGGGATATGCGCTCAAGCACCTGCCGGCGGGACTGCTCAGCTCGTCGAGTCTCCTCGTTCCCGCGATCGTTGTTGTGATGGCGTGGATCGTTCTCGGAGAGGTCCCGCCTCCGCTGGCCGCAGTCGGCGGAGTGCTGTGCCTGGCCGGCGCGGCTGCCGCGATCGGGCCGCAGATCATCGGAGCTCTGCGACGCTCGCCGGGTCAGCCCAGCAGGGTCTGA
- a CDS encoding LysR family transcriptional regulator produces MYTVAHLKSFKSVALTGSVRSAAQHLGLSPSAVSHHLKLLEQETGLTLFQRQGRGLCLTDTGSAIMPDVDSVLESSGRLGQCIADLHENRIGYLSIGYFATAGTRWLPELVAYLENRHPDVTVQLNLAEGPWTEFPSDLHVVISEKKNPEFPQQVKSHFLTEDPYVVAVPEDHPLSSREEVSLGELESHSWIDNDTADGPCRKILFDACSRAGVRVHFKHEAHSFVTALHMVSRGLGLTILPRLGVEPLTPGVTIIRLTAPEPIRFIHAICDPGHPQQELIEDAVTALRELATS; encoded by the coding sequence GTGTACACCGTTGCTCACCTGAAGTCGTTCAAATCGGTCGCCCTCACCGGGTCCGTCCGATCCGCCGCGCAGCATCTCGGGCTCTCCCCGTCCGCGGTCAGCCATCACCTCAAACTTCTCGAACAGGAGACGGGGCTGACTCTGTTTCAGCGACAGGGACGCGGTCTGTGCCTGACCGACACCGGATCGGCGATCATGCCCGACGTCGACTCCGTGCTCGAGAGCTCCGGACGCTTGGGCCAATGCATCGCCGACCTGCATGAGAATCGAATCGGGTACCTGTCGATCGGGTACTTCGCGACGGCGGGAACTCGGTGGCTGCCGGAACTCGTTGCCTACCTCGAGAACCGTCATCCCGATGTCACGGTGCAGCTCAATCTGGCTGAGGGCCCCTGGACCGAGTTCCCCTCCGATCTGCACGTGGTGATCTCGGAGAAGAAGAACCCTGAGTTTCCGCAGCAGGTGAAGAGTCATTTCCTCACCGAGGATCCCTATGTCGTCGCCGTTCCTGAGGACCACCCGCTGTCATCTCGTGAGGAAGTGAGTCTCGGCGAATTGGAGAGTCACTCCTGGATCGACAATGACACGGCGGACGGCCCGTGCCGAAAGATCCTCTTCGATGCCTGCTCCCGTGCAGGAGTGAGAGTGCACTTCAAACATGAAGCGCACAGCTTCGTCACGGCGCTGCACATGGTCAGCCGTGGCCTCGGGCTGACCATACTGCCCAGGCTCGGTGTCGAACCTCTGACTCCCGGAGTGACCATCATCCGGCTGACAGCGCCCGAACCGATCCGCTTCATCCACGCGATCTGCGATCCGGGCCACCCGCAGCAGGAACTCATCGAGGATGCGGTCACAGCCCTGCGCGAGCTCGCCACCAGCTGA
- a CDS encoding D-serine ammonia-lyase, translated as MTDLPDELSTDEIIRSLASGTPTTWLRSTGTEAALPDLGDVMDCAAARFDRFAPWFAETFPETATIPAELASAFPEAGGGLIESALVPAPAAQRRLGGLFGSDLGGRLWLKRDDCLPVSGSIKARGGFHEVLEFAEAVAADHGLDAHDPATYSNREFREIAANHRIVVGSTGNLGLSIGILSARLGFAASVHMSADAREWKKTMLRDHGVDVIEHAGDFVEAVEAGRASAEAAENTHFVDDEDSVSLFAGYSVAALRLERQFAAAGVTIDEQNPLTVYLPCGIGGGPGGVTFGLKRVFGTAVRCVFVEPSQAPAMFLGVRTGRHSDISVQDIGLSGATAADGLAVARPSRFIGPTIGPLISGFAAVPDEVIRAGVGVLHETEGIDVEPSATVGLTIPWRTGDAAAQSPTGVHLVWLTGGAMVPADERAAYVDEGLGLVDRISSTASTIFID; from the coding sequence ATGACCGACCTGCCTGACGAACTCAGCACCGACGAGATCATCCGATCCCTGGCCTCGGGTACTCCGACCACGTGGCTCCGCTCCACCGGCACCGAGGCGGCCCTGCCCGACCTCGGTGACGTGATGGATTGCGCGGCAGCCCGGTTCGACCGCTTCGCCCCCTGGTTCGCCGAGACCTTCCCGGAGACGGCGACCATTCCGGCCGAGCTCGCATCAGCGTTCCCGGAGGCAGGCGGCGGGTTGATCGAATCGGCTCTGGTTCCGGCGCCTGCGGCGCAGCGCCGCCTCGGCGGTCTGTTCGGATCCGACTTGGGCGGACGGCTGTGGCTCAAACGTGACGACTGTCTGCCGGTGAGCGGGTCGATCAAGGCCCGCGGCGGCTTCCACGAGGTGCTCGAATTCGCCGAGGCGGTCGCCGCCGACCATGGACTCGACGCTCATGATCCCGCCACCTATTCGAATCGTGAGTTTCGTGAGATCGCCGCGAACCACCGCATCGTCGTGGGCTCGACTGGGAACCTCGGGCTGTCGATCGGGATCCTGAGCGCTCGCCTCGGCTTCGCCGCCTCGGTGCATATGTCCGCCGACGCCCGGGAATGGAAGAAGACGATGCTGCGCGACCACGGGGTCGACGTCATCGAACATGCCGGTGACTTCGTCGAGGCCGTCGAGGCCGGCCGTGCCTCGGCCGAGGCAGCCGAGAACACGCACTTCGTCGACGACGAGGACTCGGTGAGCCTCTTCGCCGGATATTCGGTGGCTGCCCTGCGGCTGGAGCGCCAGTTCGCGGCCGCAGGCGTCACCATCGACGAGCAGAATCCGCTCACCGTCTATCTGCCGTGCGGCATAGGCGGCGGTCCCGGGGGAGTGACCTTCGGGCTCAAGCGGGTGTTCGGCACTGCGGTGCGCTGCGTCTTCGTCGAACCGAGCCAGGCACCGGCGATGTTCCTCGGCGTGCGCACCGGTCGGCACAGCGACATCTCCGTGCAGGACATCGGGTTGTCCGGAGCCACTGCCGCCGACGGACTGGCGGTCGCCCGCCCGTCACGCTTCATCGGACCGACGATCGGGCCGCTCATCTCCGGGTTCGCCGCGGTCCCCGACGAGGTCATCCGGGCAGGAGTCGGCGTGCTCCATGAGACCGAAGGCATCGATGTCGAACCCTCTGCGACCGTCGGGCTGACCATTCCGTGGCGGACGGGTGACGCGGCGGCTCAGTCCCCGACCGGCGTCCACCTCGTGTGGCTCACCGGTGGGGCGATGGTCCCCGCCGACGAACGCGCCGCCTACGTCGACGAAGGACTGGGGCTCGTGGACCGGATCAGCAGCACCGCCTCGACGATCTTCATCGACTGA
- a CDS encoding siderophore-interacting protein, producing the protein MSRAPIGAFEAEVLAVDNLSPSFRRVTFGGAGLGEFGPNTHPRDLRIKLVIPPQRAAAPQFDLPGFLTEQEAAGVSWYQAWLQVSPDVRGAMRTYTVREWNDAERRLVIDMVLHTDEHGHSGPAAEWAEAAEVGHRLHIIGPSRASETPCAGIEFAPGDAHQILLAGDETAVPAIASILDSLKDSQAQGKAVLEVPSAEDIIDMTIPTGFEVEWLPRGQADFGQLLEPAVREAVRAETRTPVGAGAAGSTGGLSGQVRDLDDVNIDEEILWDVPAALTEAAQGSSSATNKDDRPFYAWIAGEAGPVKRLRRYLVQEVGVDRKQIAFMGYWRQGKAEG; encoded by the coding sequence GTGTCACGAGCCCCCATCGGTGCCTTCGAAGCAGAGGTCCTCGCCGTCGACAACCTCAGCCCGTCCTTCCGTCGGGTGACTTTCGGGGGTGCGGGACTCGGGGAATTCGGCCCGAACACCCACCCTCGTGACCTGCGGATCAAACTCGTCATCCCTCCTCAGCGTGCCGCTGCGCCGCAGTTCGATCTGCCGGGATTCCTCACCGAGCAGGAAGCCGCTGGAGTGTCCTGGTACCAGGCCTGGCTGCAGGTCAGCCCCGACGTGCGCGGAGCGATGCGCACCTACACCGTGCGCGAATGGAACGATGCCGAGCGCAGACTCGTCATCGACATGGTCCTCCACACCGATGAGCATGGTCATTCGGGCCCGGCAGCCGAGTGGGCCGAAGCCGCCGAGGTGGGGCACCGCCTCCATATCATCGGTCCCTCCCGTGCCTCGGAGACTCCGTGCGCCGGGATCGAGTTCGCCCCGGGAGATGCCCATCAGATCCTCCTCGCCGGCGACGAGACCGCTGTGCCCGCCATCGCCTCGATCCTCGATTCGCTCAAGGACAGCCAGGCGCAGGGCAAGGCCGTTCTCGAGGTCCCGAGCGCCGAGGACATCATCGACATGACCATTCCCACCGGCTTCGAGGTCGAATGGCTACCGCGCGGGCAGGCCGACTTCGGTCAGCTGCTCGAACCTGCCGTCCGCGAGGCGGTGCGTGCGGAGACCCGGACCCCCGTCGGGGCCGGAGCGGCGGGGTCGACCGGCGGTCTGAGTGGTCAGGTCCGGGATCTCGACGATGTCAACATCGACGAAGAGATCCTCTGGGATGTTCCCGCAGCCCTCACCGAGGCGGCTCAGGGCAGTTCGAGTGCCACGAACAAGGACGACCGCCCCTTCTATGCCTGGATCGCCGGAGAGGCCGGACCGGTCAAGCGTCTGCGCCGCTACCTCGTCCAGGAAGTCGGAGTCGACCGCAAGCAGATCGCGTTCATGGGCTACTGGCGTCAGGGCAAGGCCGAGGGCTGA
- a CDS encoding FAD-linked oxidase C-terminal domain-containing protein: protein MTTPTSIAPDFPALDPAALDGLAARLSDGALTTDPDVIDAHSSDEALFCPREGAIALVRATSAEDVQEVMAFASAHRVPVVPQGARSGISGGANASPGAILLNVSKMNDVVAVNEAERLVTVQPGIINQDLKDHLSPFGLSYPPDPGSVALSSIGGNIATNAGGLCCVKYGVTRDYVRSLTVVLADGTITTLGPQTAKGVAGLDMRHLFIGSEGTLGIVVEATLRLVPALPEPFTAIATFPDERSGLQTVADFMAGGGVPSLFEFLDGASLRMLNDYGDFGLDGDAGSMLIMQVDDNPTDAEAAMSTFTEVAERCGALDVAYSDDPSDSAALITARRMIQPAYEKFASAHGGGQLLDDVCLPRTAVPEFCDRLTELRSSSGLEIALVAHAGDGNMHPSVFFDSSDAAATAKAEEVFAEIMRVGLELGGTITGEHGVGFLKRAWLPNEFDEGSRRIQLAVKNALDPLGILNPGKMLAEI from the coding sequence TTGACGACCCCGACGTCCATAGCACCCGACTTTCCCGCCCTCGACCCGGCGGCACTCGACGGACTCGCCGCACGACTGAGCGACGGAGCGCTGACGACGGATCCCGATGTCATCGACGCCCACTCCAGCGACGAAGCCCTGTTCTGTCCGAGGGAAGGGGCGATCGCCCTGGTCAGGGCCACCTCGGCGGAAGACGTCCAAGAGGTCATGGCCTTCGCCAGTGCACATCGGGTGCCGGTCGTCCCGCAGGGGGCGAGGTCCGGGATCTCGGGAGGCGCGAACGCCTCACCGGGAGCGATCCTGCTCAATGTGTCGAAGATGAACGACGTCGTGGCCGTCAACGAGGCCGAGCGCCTCGTCACCGTCCAACCGGGCATCATCAACCAGGACCTCAAGGACCACCTCTCCCCGTTCGGACTGTCCTACCCGCCGGATCCCGGATCGGTGGCACTGTCATCGATCGGCGGGAACATCGCAACGAATGCCGGCGGACTCTGCTGCGTCAAATACGGTGTGACCAGGGACTATGTCCGATCGCTCACAGTCGTACTCGCCGACGGGACCATCACCACGCTCGGCCCGCAGACGGCCAAGGGTGTGGCCGGACTCGATATGCGCCATCTCTTCATCGGCTCCGAAGGCACCCTGGGCATCGTCGTCGAAGCGACGCTGCGCCTCGTGCCCGCCCTGCCCGAGCCGTTCACCGCGATCGCGACCTTCCCGGATGAGCGCAGCGGACTGCAGACCGTCGCCGACTTCATGGCCGGCGGCGGGGTGCCGAGCTTATTCGAATTCCTCGACGGGGCCAGCCTGCGCATGCTCAACGACTACGGCGACTTCGGCCTCGACGGCGATGCCGGGTCGATGCTCATCATGCAGGTCGACGACAACCCGACCGATGCGGAAGCCGCGATGTCGACCTTCACCGAGGTGGCCGAACGCTGCGGCGCCCTCGACGTTGCGTACTCGGACGATCCGAGCGACTCGGCGGCTCTCATCACCGCGCGGCGGATGATCCAACCGGCCTACGAGAAGTTCGCGAGCGCCCACGGCGGCGGTCAGCTGCTCGACGATGTCTGCCTGCCGCGCACGGCTGTGCCCGAATTCTGTGACCGGCTCACCGAACTGCGGTCATCATCCGGACTCGAGATCGCCCTCGTCGCCCACGCCGGCGACGGCAATATGCACCCATCGGTGTTCTTCGACTCAAGCGATGCCGCCGCGACCGCGAAGGCCGAAGAGGTGTTCGCAGAGATCATGCGCGTCGGCCTCGAACTCGGCGGCACGATCACCGGCGAACACGGGGTCGGGTTCCTCAAGCGCGCTTGGCTGCCGAACGAATTCGACGAAGGATCACGACGAATCCAGCTGGCCGTGAAGAACGCGCTCGACCCGCTGGGCATCCTCAACCCCGGAAAGATGCTCGCCGAGATCTGA
- a CDS encoding ABC transporter substrate-binding protein: MRRRQLLALSVLAPFALVGCRGEADGDAGDGASGTAGSNSNFTYSPEGYDGLTIELDRPAKRIAADFYSAAGLAQYGITPVAVFGFGQNESPGKSFDSEGVEVVGTDMELDIEALAVAEPDILVAYGNEAGDGWTWWDEKVKSQVSELVPFVPVKLGGQGPDAMFAQYAAIAEALGKDTDTGAIADKRKAFDDARARIRSVAKKQDQLTVLLANFTAEINYTSNSLGVAEMLNEDGLTLVGPDAKGESSWAEVSWEKMSDYPADVVLVHDASTDYEDNPVYESLPAVKEDQLGTWDDKRAYTYDGYAKWLNELADVLEPAKKIVKS, translated from the coding sequence ATGCGTCGTCGTCAGCTCCTTGCCCTGTCCGTTCTCGCCCCGTTCGCCCTCGTCGGCTGCCGCGGCGAAGCCGATGGCGATGCGGGTGACGGCGCGTCTGGCACTGCGGGCAGCAACTCGAACTTCACGTATTCGCCCGAAGGCTATGACGGGCTGACGATCGAACTCGACCGTCCGGCGAAGCGCATCGCCGCGGACTTCTATTCGGCAGCCGGTCTCGCGCAGTACGGAATCACGCCGGTCGCGGTCTTCGGGTTCGGACAGAACGAGTCCCCGGGGAAGTCCTTCGACTCGGAAGGAGTCGAGGTCGTCGGCACCGATATGGAACTCGATATCGAGGCCCTCGCGGTTGCCGAGCCGGACATCCTCGTCGCCTACGGCAATGAAGCCGGCGACGGGTGGACCTGGTGGGACGAGAAGGTGAAAAGCCAGGTCAGCGAGCTCGTGCCGTTCGTCCCGGTCAAGCTCGGCGGGCAGGGCCCCGACGCGATGTTCGCTCAGTACGCGGCCATCGCCGAGGCGCTGGGCAAGGACACAGACACCGGCGCCATCGCGGACAAGCGGAAGGCCTTCGACGACGCTCGGGCACGCATCCGCAGCGTGGCGAAGAAGCAGGACCAGCTGACAGTGTTGCTGGCGAACTTCACCGCGGAGATCAACTACACCTCGAACTCCCTGGGCGTCGCCGAGATGCTCAACGAGGACGGGCTCACCCTCGTCGGCCCCGACGCTAAGGGAGAGAGCAGTTGGGCAGAAGTCTCCTGGGAGAAGATGTCGGACTACCCGGCCGACGTCGTCCTCGTCCACGACGCCTCGACCGACTACGAGGACAATCCGGTGTACGAGAGCCTGCCCGCGGTCAAGGAGGACCAGCTCGGCACCTGGGACGACAAACGCGCCTACACTTATGACGGCTACGCGAAATGGCTGAACGAACTCGCCGACGTCCTCGAACCCGCGAAGAAGATCGTCAAGAGCTGA